Proteins from a genomic interval of Trifolium pratense cultivar HEN17-A07 linkage group LG6, ARS_RC_1.1, whole genome shotgun sequence:
- the LOC123890501 gene encoding probable protein phosphatase 2C 25, whose protein sequence is MEELFMTDVEEGNQQQPELALVGSSCLFCIVWRGSLYIANVGDSRAVMGYLDPFNRFNIRQLVEDHNARNRNRHIKKELEKLHPKDPTTVTYNFDAWRVRGISEISSCIRNAYLKRAPFTLTSSFRVPQSELAPSDFSQPLLSAEPAISSRVLNDVDKFIIFGSGGLWKLLSNWQAAEIVHTNPRDGIAKRILMTALQIAAK, encoded by the exons ATGGAGGAATTGTTTATGACTGATGTTGAAGAGGGTAATCAACAACAGCCAGAGCTAGCTCTAGTAGGTTCAAGTTGTCTGTTTTGTATTGTATGGAGAGGGAGCCTATATATCGCTAACGTTGGAGACTCCCGTGCTGTAATGGGTTATTTGGATCCATTTAATAGATTCAATATTCGGCAGTTAGTCGAAGATCACAATGCTCGTAATCGTAACAGGCATATTAAAAAAGAACTCGAGAAGTTGCATCCAAAAGATCCGACTACTGTGACTTATAATTTTGACGCATGGCGTGTTCGAGGCATAAGTGAAATAAGCAGTTGTATAAGAAATGCATATTTGAAGCGGGCACCGTTCACTTTAACCTCATCCTTCCGAGTCCCACAGTCGGAACTTGCACCTTCTGATTTTTCCCAACCTTTGCTATCAGCAGAACCTGCAATATCTTCAAGAGTCTTAAATGACGTTGATAAATTCATTATATTTGGATCTGGTGGACTTTGGAAATTGTTGTCAAATTGGCAAGCAGCTGAAATTGTTCACACCAATCCACGAGAT GGAATCGCGAAAAGGATTTTGATGACTGCTCTACAGATTGCAGCTAAATGA
- the LOC123893244 gene encoding rho GDP-dissociation inhibitor 1-like: MEGTKRSHEAGPSSVIIDKTKQQTTEKSTHTFHDSSSDDDEEQIIDHSKNSVFVPGPLLSLKEQIEKDKEDESLRRWKEKLLGCLESDLDGQLDPEVKFHSIGILSEDFGEIVTPLPVEENQNGRTLFTLREGSRYQLKLQFSVMHNLVSGLTYSNTVWKGGLQVDQSKGMLGTFAPQKEPYVYALKEDTTPSGALARGVYSAKLKFEDDDKRCHMELKYLFEIIKSG; the protein is encoded by the exons ATGGAGGGTACAAAAAGATCACACGAAGCAGGTCCATCTTCTGTCATAATTGACAAAACCAAACAACAAACCACTGAAAAATCCACTCACACTTTTCATGATAGTAGTAGTGATGACGATGAAGAACAAATCATTGATCATAGTAAAAACAGTGTCTTTGTTCCTGGTCCTCTTCTTTCTCTCAAGGAACAGATCGAAAAGGACAAG GAGGATGAAAGTCTAAGGAGGTGGAAGGAGAAGCTCTTAGGTTGCTTAGAAAGTGATTTAGATG GTCAATTGGATCCTGAAGTAAAATTCCACTCCATTGGAATTCTCTCTGAGGATTTCGGTGAAATCGTTACTCCTTTACCTGTGGAAGAAAATCAGAACGGCCGTACGCTATTCACTCTAAGGGAGGGATCTCGCTATCAGCTTAAGCTACAATTTAGTGTTATGCACAACCTTGTTTCTGGCTTGACTTACTCCAACACTGTGTGGAAAGGAGGGCTTCAAG TTGATCAGAGCAAAGGAATGTTGGGTACTTTTGCTCCCCAAAAGGAGCCATATGTATATGCCTTGAAAGAGGACACAACTCCCTCTGGTGCACTTGCAAGGGGTGTTTACTCGGCAAAACTTAAG TTTGAAGATGATGACAAAAGGTGTCATATGGAACTCAAATATTTGTTCGAGATTATAAAAAGCGGCTAG
- the LOC123892182 gene encoding probable RNA-dependent RNA polymerase 5 — protein sequence MATKGSSKLYTISDLWSGLEDIRDQVNQQSIRLFRLLQLESSNLLAPLVEGITWDPYTREMLPDHLHDQIQFCTISLNRSYLSKYLIALLSYGGVPNEFFMDVLKRNLEDADHIYTKLGTALTVSVNHGEMDDYNAAAMILCGIPLEELFLQYHLNILVKAEKNRLGEGKLYLEDCFYMMGTVDPTRTLKPNQVCIIR from the exons ATGGCGACAAAAGGATCTAGTAAACTATATACTATTTCTGATTTATGGAGTGGTCTTGAAGATATTCGTGATCAAGTCAATCAACAAAGTATCCGTCTCTTCAGATTACTTCAACTTGAGTCCTCAAATTTACTTGCTCCGCTT GTCGAAGGTATCACATGGGACCCATACACCCGAGAAATGCTGCCTGATCACTTGCATGATCAGATCCAATTCTGTACAATT AGTTTAAATAGATCATATTTATCTAAATATTTGATCGCATTGCTGAGTTATGGAGGAGTTCCAAATGAATTCTTCATGGATGTACTTAAAAGAAATTTAGAAGATGCAGACCATATCTATACCAAACTGGGTACTGCCCTCACAG TTTCTGTCAACCATGGTGAGATGGATGATTACAATGCTGCAGCAATGATTTTATGTGGGATCCCTCTTGAGGAACTGTTTCTACAGTATCACCTGAATATACTTGTAAAAGCGGAAAAGAACAGGCTTGGAGAAGGGAAACTATACTTAGAAGATTGTTTCTACATGATGGGGACCGTTGATCCCACTCGTACCCTTAAACCCAATCAAGTCTGCATTATTCGGTAA